From Variovorax sp. PMC12, the proteins below share one genomic window:
- a CDS encoding potassium transporter Kup, which yields MIAALGVVFGDIGTSPLYAFKETMNPEHGVPFSPDSVLGLLSLIFWGLMFVVTLKYVVFVLRADHDGEGGILALQALARNAVSGPKTKPWVWNVIGMLGLVGAAMFYGDSLITPAISVLSAVEGLEVQAPVLQKAVLPITVVILIGLFAVQKKGTGVVGKVFGPVMLLWFLILAAAGLWQVLQQPQVLAALDPRRALGFLVEHRAQSLAVLGAVFLAFTGGEALYADMGHFGAKPIRLAWLFIALPGLVLNYFGQGALVLANPAAIDNPFFRLFPAWGVLPMVVLAAMATVIASQAVISGAFSLTAQAMRMGYLPRMRVIQTSGTAIGQIYVPTVNWLLMVGVLLLVLGFRSSGALSAAYGIAVSITMVTTTLLAGIVAWGLWRWNKVAVVVGVAAFAVVDLTFVVANSLKIAEGGWLTLAVAVVVMVVFTTWAKGRRLGLEAAAAESLPLRPFIESLALHMPHRVSGTAVFLNPDATAVPHALLHNLKHNQVLHEQVIVLRVLPCDTPRVDARNRIEAEQLMEGIWVVTARHGFMERPDVPEFIRILAYQKTLAIDSMKTSYFVSRASVGEENLPGLNPIRRALFGWLQRNAGRASDYFELPDNRLVEMGQRT from the coding sequence ATGATCGCCGCGCTGGGGGTGGTGTTCGGCGACATCGGCACTTCGCCGCTCTATGCCTTCAAGGAGACGATGAACCCCGAGCACGGCGTTCCGTTCTCGCCCGATTCGGTGCTGGGCCTGCTCTCGCTGATCTTCTGGGGGCTGATGTTCGTGGTCACGCTGAAGTACGTGGTGTTCGTGCTGCGTGCCGACCACGACGGCGAGGGCGGCATCCTGGCGCTGCAGGCGCTGGCGCGCAACGCGGTGTCGGGGCCGAAGACGAAGCCCTGGGTATGGAACGTGATCGGCATGCTTGGGCTGGTGGGCGCGGCCATGTTCTACGGCGACAGCCTGATCACGCCGGCCATCTCGGTGCTGTCGGCGGTCGAGGGCCTGGAGGTGCAGGCGCCGGTGCTGCAGAAGGCGGTGCTGCCGATCACGGTGGTCATTCTCATCGGGCTGTTCGCGGTGCAGAAGAAGGGCACGGGCGTGGTCGGCAAGGTGTTCGGGCCGGTCATGCTGCTGTGGTTCCTGATACTGGCCGCGGCCGGACTGTGGCAGGTGCTGCAGCAGCCGCAGGTGCTGGCGGCGCTCGATCCGCGCCGGGCGCTGGGCTTCCTGGTCGAGCACCGGGCGCAGTCGCTGGCGGTGCTGGGCGCGGTGTTCCTGGCCTTCACGGGCGGCGAGGCGCTGTATGCAGACATGGGGCACTTCGGCGCCAAGCCGATCCGGCTCGCATGGCTGTTCATCGCGCTGCCGGGGCTGGTGCTGAACTACTTCGGGCAGGGGGCGCTGGTGCTGGCCAACCCGGCGGCCATCGACAACCCGTTCTTCCGGCTCTTTCCCGCGTGGGGCGTGCTGCCGATGGTGGTGCTCGCGGCAATGGCCACGGTTATTGCATCGCAGGCCGTGATCTCGGGCGCCTTCTCGCTCACGGCGCAGGCGATGCGCATGGGCTACCTGCCGCGCATGCGGGTGATCCAGACCTCGGGCACGGCGATCGGGCAGATCTACGTGCCGACGGTGAACTGGCTGCTGATGGTGGGGGTGCTGCTGCTGGTGCTGGGCTTCCGCAGCTCGGGCGCGCTGTCGGCGGCCTACGGCATCGCCGTGTCGATCACCATGGTGACGACCACGCTGCTGGCCGGCATCGTGGCCTGGGGGCTGTGGCGCTGGAACAAGGTGGCGGTGGTGGTCGGCGTGGCGGCCTTCGCGGTGGTCGACCTGACCTTCGTGGTGGCCAACAGCCTGAAGATTGCCGAGGGCGGTTGGCTCACGCTGGCGGTGGCGGTCGTGGTGATGGTGGTCTTCACCACCTGGGCCAAGGGCCGCCGGCTGGGCCTGGAGGCAGCCGCAGCGGAGAGCCTGCCGCTGCGGCCCTTCATCGAGTCGCTGGCGCTGCACATGCCGCACCGGGTGAGCGGCACGGCGGTGTTCCTGAACCCCGACGCCACGGCGGTGCCGCATGCGCTGCTGCACAACCTCAAGCACAACCAGGTGCTGCATGAGCAGGTCATCGTGCTGCGCGTGCTGCCCTGCGACACGCCGCGTGTCGATGCGCGCAACCGCATCGAGGCCGAGCAGCTGATGGAGGGCATATGGGTGGTCACCGCGCGGCACGGCTTCATGGAGCGGCCCGACGTGCCCGAGTTCATCCGCATCCTGGCCTACCAGAAGACGCTGGCGATCGACTCGATGAAGACCTCGTACTTCGTCTCGCGCGCCTCGGTCGGCGAGGAGAACCTGCCGGGCCTGAACCCGATACGGCGCGCGCTGTTCGGCTGGCTGCAGCGCAATGCGGGCCGGGCATCGGACTATTTCGAGCTGCCGGACAACCGGCTGGTGGAGATGGGGCAGCGTACGTAG
- the hpnD gene encoding presqualene diphosphate synthase HpnD — MNPEQYVQDKAAASGSSFYYAFLFLPKPRRAAITAFYAFCREVDDVVDEVSDPGVAATKLAWWRTEVAQSFAGTPRHPVMQALMPHAAAYGIEARQLNEVIDGCQMDLDQTRYLDFQGLARYCHLVAGVVGEVAARIFGQTDPQTTAYAHKLGLALQLTNILRDVGEDALRGRIYLPVNELQKFDVKAHEILNRVHSERFVALMKFQAARAHAAYDEALALLPLADRRAQKPGLMMASIYRTLLREIERDDFQVLNQRVSLTPVRKFWLAWKVQALGRI; from the coding sequence ATGAATCCCGAGCAATACGTGCAAGACAAGGCCGCCGCCTCGGGCAGCAGTTTCTATTACGCCTTCCTGTTCCTCCCCAAGCCGCGCCGCGCCGCGATCACGGCTTTCTATGCGTTCTGCCGCGAGGTCGACGACGTGGTCGACGAGGTCAGCGATCCCGGCGTGGCCGCCACCAAGCTCGCCTGGTGGCGCACCGAGGTGGCCCAGTCTTTCGCGGGTACGCCCCGCCACCCGGTGATGCAAGCGCTGATGCCGCATGCCGCGGCCTACGGCATCGAGGCGCGCCAGCTCAACGAGGTGATCGACGGCTGCCAGATGGACCTGGACCAGACCCGCTATCTCGACTTCCAGGGACTCGCGCGCTACTGCCACCTCGTGGCCGGCGTGGTGGGCGAAGTCGCGGCGCGCATCTTCGGCCAGACCGATCCGCAGACCACCGCCTATGCCCACAAGCTGGGCCTGGCGCTGCAGCTCACCAACATCCTGCGCGACGTGGGCGAAGACGCCCTGCGCGGGCGCATCTACCTGCCGGTGAACGAGCTGCAGAAGTTCGACGTGAAGGCGCACGAGATCCTGAACCGCGTGCACTCGGAACGCTTCGTCGCGCTGATGAAGTTCCAGGCCGCGCGCGCCCACGCGGCCTACGACGAAGCGCTCGCCCTGCTCCCGCTGGCCGACCGCCGCGCGCAGAAACCGGGCCTCATGATGGCCAGCATCTACCGCACCCTGCTGCGCGAGATCGAACGCGACGATTTCCAGGTGCTGAACCAGCGCGTAAGCCTGACGCCGGTGCGCAAGTTCTGGCTGGCGTGGAAAGTCCAGGCGCTGGGCAGAATATGA
- the hpnC gene encoding squalene synthase HpnC, with translation MSATPHLANPPAHYENFPVASWLCPPHLRPPIAAIYHFARTADDIADEGEALPDQRLADLRAYREELAAAAQGEVLPSSRWPRVFGPLAHSIAQHKLPEDLLADLLSAFMQDIEKTRDHGTYADRAELLDYCRRSANPVGRLLLHLYGVHDAQALAQSDAICSALQLINFWQDPSVDLPRGRFYFPLTDCDRRSLTRENFKVFAPLSPAPPPQEAINLIAVVSYWARELMTEGAPLVHRLPGRAGWELRLVVQGGLRILDKIVDLGFDTFSQRPTVGKADAPLLLWKAMRMRRQSRPMKAAPPR, from the coding sequence GTGTCCGCCACTCCCCACCTTGCCAACCCGCCGGCCCACTACGAGAACTTCCCCGTAGCCTCCTGGCTGTGCCCGCCGCACCTGCGCCCGCCCATTGCCGCGATCTACCACTTCGCGCGCACCGCCGACGACATCGCCGACGAAGGCGAGGCCTTGCCGGATCAGCGGCTGGCCGATCTGCGCGCCTACCGAGAGGAACTGGCTGCCGCCGCGCAGGGCGAGGTGCTGCCGTCATCGCGCTGGCCCCGTGTGTTCGGCCCGCTGGCCCACAGCATCGCGCAGCACAAGCTGCCCGAAGACCTGCTCGCCGACCTGCTGAGCGCCTTCATGCAGGACATCGAGAAAACCCGCGACCACGGCACCTACGCCGACCGCGCCGAGCTGCTCGACTACTGCCGCCGCTCCGCCAACCCGGTCGGCCGGCTGCTGTTGCACCTCTACGGCGTGCACGACGCGCAGGCGCTGGCGCAGAGCGACGCCATCTGCAGCGCGCTGCAGCTCATCAATTTCTGGCAGGACCCGAGCGTCGACCTGCCGCGCGGGCGTTTCTATTTCCCGCTGACCGACTGCGACCGGCGCAGCCTGACGCGCGAGAACTTCAAGGTGTTCGCGCCGCTGTCGCCGGCCCCGCCGCCGCAGGAAGCTATCAATCTGATAGCAGTGGTGTCTTACTGGGCGCGCGAGCTCATGACGGAAGGCGCGCCGCTGGTGCACCGGCTGCCCGGCCGCGCGGGCTGGGAACTGCGGCTCGTGGTGCAAGGCGGGCTGCGCATCCTCGACAAGATCGTCGACCTCGGCTTCGACACCTTCTCGCAGCGCCCCACCGTCGGCAAGGCCGATGCCCCCCTGCTGCTCTGGAAGGCCATGCGGATGCGGAGACAATCACGGCCCATGAAAGCAGCGCCTCCCCGATGA
- the hpnE gene encoding hydroxysqualene dehydroxylase HpnE gives MKTAVIGAGWAGLACAVEATRLGHAVTLFEAAHMPGGRARRVDDMHGLALDNGQHILIGAYTATLKLMRDVGVDVDGVLLRLPLSLRFADGGGLKLPRLPAPLDLLAGIFGARGWTWRDKSSLLRTAIGWRLSGFRCTDSATVADLCAGLTPRVMKELIEPLCVSALNTPVGQSSGEVFLRVLKDALFSGSGGADLLLPRADLGALLPDAAIRWLTAQGAQVRIGTRVRAIASEGGRWRVDDEIFDQVVLACAPWDAARLVRASGLQADAWCATTEALRFEAIATVYVRGASPLAEPMLALRSDPATAPAQFAFDRGQLGGMQGVLAMVVSANEASREVLEEQVIAQAAKQLGQTRLQLVQTVVEKRATFACTPALARPPSAIVPGLQACGDYTEGPYPATLEGAVLSGLAAAKAMTP, from the coding sequence ATGAAAACAGCCGTCATCGGCGCCGGCTGGGCCGGCCTGGCCTGCGCGGTCGAGGCCACGCGGCTCGGGCATGCCGTCACGCTGTTCGAAGCTGCGCACATGCCCGGCGGCCGCGCGCGGCGCGTCGACGACATGCACGGGCTGGCGCTCGACAACGGGCAGCACATCCTGATCGGCGCATACACCGCCACGCTGAAGCTGATGCGCGATGTCGGCGTGGATGTCGACGGCGTGCTGCTGCGCCTGCCGCTGTCGCTGCGCTTTGCGGACGGTGGCGGGCTCAAGCTGCCGCGGCTGCCCGCGCCGCTCGACCTGCTGGCCGGCATCTTCGGCGCGCGCGGCTGGACATGGCGCGACAAGTCGTCGCTGCTGCGCACCGCCATCGGCTGGCGCCTTTCGGGCTTTCGCTGCACCGACAGCGCCACGGTCGCCGACCTGTGCGCCGGCCTCACCCCGCGCGTGATGAAGGAGCTGATCGAGCCGCTGTGCGTGTCGGCGCTCAACACACCCGTGGGGCAGTCGAGCGGCGAAGTGTTCCTGCGCGTGCTGAAGGATGCCCTCTTCAGCGGCAGCGGCGGCGCCGACCTGCTGCTGCCCCGTGCCGACCTGGGCGCGCTGCTTCCCGACGCGGCCATCCGGTGGCTGACCGCACAGGGCGCGCAGGTGCGCATCGGCACCCGCGTGCGCGCCATCGCATCCGAGGGCGGCCGGTGGCGCGTCGACGATGAAATCTTCGACCAGGTCGTGCTGGCCTGCGCGCCGTGGGACGCCGCCCGGCTGGTGCGTGCATCCGGCCTGCAGGCGGATGCCTGGTGCGCAACCACCGAGGCCCTGCGCTTCGAGGCCATTGCCACCGTCTATGTGCGCGGCGCCTCGCCGCTGGCCGAACCGATGCTGGCGCTGCGCAGCGACCCGGCCACCGCCCCCGCGCAGTTCGCTTTCGACCGGGGCCAGCTCGGCGGCATGCAAGGCGTGCTCGCGATGGTCGTCAGTGCCAACGAGGCTTCGCGCGAAGTGCTGGAAGAACAGGTGATCGCGCAGGCCGCCAAGCAACTGGGCCAGACGCGGTTGCAGCTCGTGCAGACCGTGGTCGAGAAACGCGCCACCTTCGCCTGCACACCCGCCCTCGCCAGGC